One window of Gloeothece citriformis PCC 7424 genomic DNA carries:
- a CDS encoding chromosome segregation ATPase: MPKSLQQFIYLMPVFQGLMWGLICLLTPKVFANPTPIIPLPSSESWVLDEREVGNFSSELSTFERLPQTDQILVSEGEKLTSNCQISTPLQRENTDNWPSPTSSCAEDLKGVYSVSESAKLTTNSTAVKTETLITQENIPDSIPESPNKTPSLTTGFNNNEETQSTYRDDEWHFTFQPYATIPVTAYGTATARGRTVSYSQSLGELLYNLRMTASGRVEAWKGRWGFILDGYYVSLKGVNSVARTRSRVPNTINALNFLLSKDVNTKFQNIATMLDDDVEKLQKVQALRESDVVETLEQNLNNFKETVASDVESIRELEQKIQTLKETAASDVETIRELEQKLQNFKDTVAKDAEALREFEQKVETFKNTVAQDAEALREFEQKVESFKNTVGQDAQALQELQQKIQDFQEIVVREGERFRALDFNLQDVQVLNLDRQELKDLITLNNQDVERFPPQQEINAEIEQVVTRLDNLEQLEDNLISSRERLEGAREQIQELQDLRQDIITLNTQDIERLGTRQELEAKLQNIVTRIDNLEQLEQDLISSRERLEQASQQIQELRALQDSESLQKLDTEIQNAKAVLDQNIEDINKIKAFQENREVQQLTSNSETELRFDQGIYDIALSYNIGDLPMSRLPDQPSNQTFPRVWFQPIAGVRINDINIRIDETIDLKLSSSLINFEGTFQETFQQGRTWFDPLIGGKLGIQVSNPLIIWVRGDYAGFDLAGETDYSWNVLFGVDWWVRRRLSLQLAYRFYEINYRVGNGNNAYGFSQNLNGPFVSATFHF; this comes from the coding sequence ATGCCTAAATCATTACAGCAATTTATCTACTTAATGCCTGTGTTTCAGGGATTAATGTGGGGCTTAATCTGCCTATTGACTCCCAAAGTTTTTGCTAACCCCACTCCAATCATTCCTTTGCCGAGTTCAGAAAGTTGGGTTTTAGATGAGCGCGAAGTAGGGAATTTTTCTTCTGAACTATCGACTTTTGAAAGACTTCCCCAGACAGATCAAATATTAGTTTCTGAAGGAGAAAAACTCACTTCTAACTGTCAAATTTCTACCCCTCTTCAGAGGGAAAATACTGACAATTGGCCATCTCCCACTAGCTCTTGTGCAGAGGATTTAAAAGGAGTATATTCTGTTTCAGAATCGGCGAAACTAACAACAAACTCGACAGCAGTAAAAACGGAAACCTTGATTACCCAAGAAAATATACCCGATAGTATTCCTGAATCTCCCAATAAGACCCCATCGTTAACGACGGGGTTTAACAATAACGAGGAAACCCAATCCACCTATAGAGACGATGAATGGCATTTTACATTTCAACCTTACGCTACTATTCCTGTTACTGCATACGGGACAGCAACAGCAAGAGGACGCACAGTTAGTTATAGCCAATCTTTAGGAGAATTACTTTATAATTTGCGGATGACGGCCAGTGGTCGTGTTGAAGCGTGGAAAGGTCGTTGGGGTTTTATTCTCGATGGATATTATGTTAGTTTGAAAGGGGTTAATAGTGTTGCCAGAACACGCTCAAGAGTCCCAAATACGATTAATGCTTTAAATTTCTTGCTGAGTAAAGATGTTAACACAAAATTTCAAAATATTGCTACTATGCTTGACGACGATGTTGAGAAATTACAAAAAGTTCAAGCTTTAAGAGAGAGTGATGTTGTTGAAACTCTAGAACAAAACCTGAATAATTTCAAAGAAACGGTGGCCTCAGATGTGGAATCAATACGAGAATTAGAGCAAAAAATTCAGACTCTTAAAGAAACTGCGGCCTCAGATGTGGAAACAATACGAGAATTAGAACAAAAATTACAAAATTTTAAAGATACTGTTGCCAAAGATGCTGAAGCTTTACGAGAATTTGAGCAGAAAGTGGAGACGTTTAAAAATACCGTCGCTCAAGATGCTGAAGCTTTACGAGAATTTGAGCAGAAAGTAGAATCTTTCAAAAATACTGTCGGACAAGATGCTCAAGCTTTACAAGAATTACAACAGAAAATTCAGGATTTTCAAGAAATTGTAGTTCGAGAAGGTGAAAGATTTCGCGCTTTAGATTTTAACCTTCAAGATGTTCAAGTATTAAACTTAGACCGGCAAGAACTTAAAGACCTTATCACCCTAAATAATCAAGATGTAGAAAGATTTCCCCCTCAGCAAGAAATCAATGCTGAAATTGAACAAGTCGTCACAAGACTTGATAATTTAGAACAATTAGAAGATAATTTAATCTCCTCAAGAGAGCGCCTAGAAGGAGCTAGGGAACAAATACAGGAACTACAAGATTTACGACAAGATATTATTACTTTAAACACTCAGGATATAGAAAGACTGGGCACTCGGCAAGAGTTAGAAGCAAAACTTCAAAATATAGTGACAAGAATTGACAATTTAGAGCAGTTGGAACAAGACTTAATCTCTTCAAGAGAACGCCTAGAACAAGCTAGTCAACAAATCCAAGAACTGCGAGCTTTACAAGATAGTGAAAGCTTACAAAAACTCGATACAGAAATTCAAAACGCTAAAGCTGTACTAGACCAAAATATTGAAGATATTAACAAAATAAAAGCATTTCAAGAAAATAGAGAAGTTCAACAACTGACTTCAAATTCCGAAACCGAATTAAGATTTGACCAAGGGATCTATGATATTGCTCTTAGTTATAATATTGGAGATTTACCGATGTCTAGACTTCCAGATCAACCCTCCAATCAAACTTTTCCTCGTGTTTGGTTTCAACCTATTGCCGGTGTTCGTATTAATGATATTAACATCAGAATTGATGAAACCATTGACTTAAAACTATCGAGTAGTTTAATCAACTTTGAAGGAACATTTCAAGAAACTTTTCAACAAGGTCGTACATGGTTTGATCCTTTAATCGGTGGAAAATTAGGGATACAAGTTTCAAATCCTCTCATTATTTGGGTTCGAGGAGATTATGCAGGGTTTGACCTAGCAGGGGAGACAGATTACAGTTGGAATGTGTTGTTTGGGGTTGATTGGTGGGTTCGTCGCCGTCTTTCCCTTCAGTTAGCCTACCGTTTTTATGAAATTAATTATCGAGTGGGAAATGGGAATAATGCTTACGGTTTTTCGCAAAATCTTAACGGGCCATTTGTCTCGGCAACTTTTCATTTTTAG
- a CDS encoding DUF1254 domain-containing protein yields the protein MTTVTLSEEQAFQLGIEAYIYGYPLVLMEISRALMTSVAAPEGMKAPINQFAHLRAFPDASFTAVVSPNADTLYSSAWLDVSLEPIILSVPDTAGRYYLMPMLDAWTNVFASPGKRTTGTGKSDFAIVAPGWTGELPDGVQKIQSPTSLVWIIGRTQTNAKADYETVNAIQDQYQLTPLSQWGKPSQPPTSVPVAEGIDPQTPPVEQVKNLDATTFFKQMCALMKNNPPTPEDKEMVEKLAKIGIVPGEDFELQSLDPSVVKGLSRSVQAGHEQVVASGKSPKAEVKNNWLMTYDLGIYGTNYLYRAGVAWVGLGANLPKDAIYPLTRVDEAGNPLSGANRYVIHFDSDQIPPVNAFWSITMYNNQQFFVDNPLDRYAIGDRDNLTYNQDGSLDIYIQQESPGKNQESNWLPSPQEGFNLILRLYWPKAAVLDKIWSPPPVKRIS from the coding sequence ATGACAACAGTTACTTTATCAGAAGAACAAGCCTTTCAACTGGGAATTGAAGCCTACATCTACGGATATCCCCTGGTCTTGATGGAAATCAGCAGAGCTTTAATGACCTCCGTGGCCGCCCCAGAAGGCATGAAAGCCCCCATTAACCAGTTTGCCCATTTAAGAGCCTTTCCCGATGCCTCCTTTACTGCGGTTGTGAGTCCCAACGCAGATACACTTTACTCCTCAGCTTGGCTCGATGTATCCCTAGAACCCATTATTTTGAGTGTTCCCGATACGGCAGGGCGTTACTATCTGATGCCAATGCTAGATGCTTGGACAAACGTTTTTGCTTCTCCCGGTAAGCGGACAACGGGCACAGGAAAAAGCGATTTTGCCATAGTTGCTCCCGGTTGGACAGGAGAACTACCTGATGGGGTACAAAAAATCCAGTCTCCGACTTCTCTGGTTTGGATTATTGGACGAACTCAGACGAACGCAAAGGCAGATTATGAGACGGTGAATGCTATCCAAGACCAGTATCAGCTAACGCCGTTGAGTCAATGGGGCAAACCTTCCCAACCTCCGACTAGCGTACCCGTTGCTGAAGGAATTGATCCTCAGACTCCTCCGGTTGAACAGGTCAAAAACCTCGACGCAACTACCTTTTTTAAACAAATGTGTGCTTTGATGAAAAACAATCCGCCTACTCCCGAAGATAAAGAAATGGTGGAGAAATTGGCCAAAATTGGCATTGTCCCAGGAGAAGATTTTGAGCTTCAATCCCTTGATCCAAGTGTCGTTAAAGGGTTATCGCGCAGCGTCCAAGCAGGACATGAACAAGTCGTTGCCTCTGGCAAGAGTCCGAAAGCAGAGGTCAAAAACAATTGGTTAATGACTTATGACTTGGGGATCTACGGAACGAATTACCTTTACCGTGCTGGCGTTGCTTGGGTTGGATTAGGCGCAAATTTGCCTAAAGATGCTATCTACCCCCTGACGCGAGTCGATGAGGCAGGCAACCCGTTAAGTGGAGCAAATCGCTATGTTATTCATTTTGACTCCGATCAGATTCCGCCGGTCAATGCCTTCTGGTCAATAACAATGTACAATAATCAACAATTTTTTGTCGATAATCCCCTAGACCGCTATGCCATTGGCGATCGAGACAATTTGACCTACAATCAGGATGGTTCTCTCGACATCTACATCCAACAGGAATCACCCGGCAAAAATCAAGAGTCAAACTGGCTACCGTCACCCCAAGAAGGTTTTAATCTAATACTGAGACTTTATTGGCCTAAAGCAGCGGTATTAGACAAAATTTGGTCTCCACCCCCAGTAAAACGAATTTCTTAG